In the Nomascus leucogenys isolate Asia chromosome 5, Asia_NLE_v1, whole genome shotgun sequence genome, one interval contains:
- the ADPRHL1 gene encoding protein ADP-ribosylarginine hydrolase-like protein 1 isoform X1: MEKFKAAMLLGSVGDALGYRNVCKENSTVGVKIQEELQRSGGLDHLVLSPAEWPVSDNTIMHIATAEALTTDYWCLDDLYREMVRCYVEIVEKLPERRPDPATIEGCAQLKPNNYLLAWHTPFNEKGSGFGAATKAMCIGLRYWKPERLETLIEVSVECGRMTHNHPTGFLGSLCTALFVSFAAQGRPLVQWGRDMLRAVPLAEEYCRKTIRHTAEYQEHWFYFEAKWQFYLEERKISKDSESKAIFPDNYDAEEREKTYRKWSSEGRGGRRGHDAPMIAYDALLAAGNSWTELCHRAMFHGGESAATGTIAGCLFGLLYGLDLVPKGLYQDLEDKEKLEDLGAALYRLSTEEK; this comes from the exons ATGGAGAAATTTAAGGCTGCGATGTTGCTGGGGAGCGTCGGCGATGCTCTTGGCTACAGAAATGTCTGCAAGGAGAACAGCACTGTAGGCGTGAAGATCCAGGAGGAGCTGCAGCGTTCCGGGGGCCTGGACCACCTCGTACTCTCGCCAGCAGAATGGCCCGTGAGTGACAACACTATCATGCACATCGCAACCGCCGAGGCCCTCACCACAG ACTACTGGTGCCTGGATGATCTGTACCGGGAGATGGTGAGGTGCTATGTGGAAATCGTTGAGAAGCTTCCAGAACGCCGGCCAGACCCAGCTACCATTGAAGGCTGTGCTCAGCTGAAGCCCAATAACTACCTCCTCGCCTGGCACACGCCGTTCAACGAAAAAG GCTCAGGGTTTGGAGCAGCCACCAAGGCCATGTGCATCGGCCTGCGGTACTGGAAGCCTGAGCGGCTGGAGACCCTCATCGAGGTCAGCGTGGAGTGCGGCCGGATGACCCACAACCATCCCACAG GCTTCCTGGGCTCCCTGTGCACGGCCCTGTTTGTGTCGTTCGCTGCACAAGGAAGGCCGCTGGTCCAGTGGGGGAGAGACATGCTGCGGGCGGTGCCGCTGGCAGAAGAGTACTGCAGGAAGACCATCCGGCACACGGCAG AATACCAGGAGCACTGGTTTTACTTTGAAGCTAAATGGCAATTTTATTTGGAGGAGAGGAAAATCAGTAAAGACTCAGAAAGCAAAGCCATCTTCCCTGACAATTATGACGCAGAAGAGAGGGAAAAG ACCTACAGGAAATGGAGCTCAGAAGGTCGAGGGGGAAGACGAGGCCACGACGCCCCCATGATAGCCTATGACGCCCTCCTTGCAGCAGGAAACAGCTGGACTGAGCTGTGTCACCGGGCCATGTTTCATGGAG GGGAGAGCGCGGCCACAGGCACCATCGCAGGCTGCCTGTTCGGGTTGCTGTATGGCCTGGACCTCGTTCCCAAAGGCTTGTACCAGGACCTGGAGGACAAGGAGAAGCTGGAGGACCTGGGCGCGGCTCTCTACCGCCTGTCCACAGAGGAGAAGTAA
- the ADPRHL1 gene encoding protein ADP-ribosylarginine hydrolase-like protein 1 isoform X2, producing MEKFKAAMLLGSVGDALGYRNVCKENSTVGVKIQEELQRSGGLDHLVLSPAEWPVSDNTIMHIATAEALTTDYWCLDDLYREMVRCYVEIVEKLPERRPDPATIEGCAQLKPNNYLLAWHTPFNEKGSGFGAATKAMCIGLRYWKPERLETLIEVSVECGRMTHNHPTEYQEHWFYFEAKWQFYLEERKISKDSESKAIFPDNYDAEEREKTYRKWSSEGRGGRRGHDAPMIAYDALLAAGNSWTELCHRAMFHGGESAATGTIAGCLFGLLYGLDLVPKGLYQDLEDKEKLEDLGAALYRLSTEEK from the exons ATGGAGAAATTTAAGGCTGCGATGTTGCTGGGGAGCGTCGGCGATGCTCTTGGCTACAGAAATGTCTGCAAGGAGAACAGCACTGTAGGCGTGAAGATCCAGGAGGAGCTGCAGCGTTCCGGGGGCCTGGACCACCTCGTACTCTCGCCAGCAGAATGGCCCGTGAGTGACAACACTATCATGCACATCGCAACCGCCGAGGCCCTCACCACAG ACTACTGGTGCCTGGATGATCTGTACCGGGAGATGGTGAGGTGCTATGTGGAAATCGTTGAGAAGCTTCCAGAACGCCGGCCAGACCCAGCTACCATTGAAGGCTGTGCTCAGCTGAAGCCCAATAACTACCTCCTCGCCTGGCACACGCCGTTCAACGAAAAAG GCTCAGGGTTTGGAGCAGCCACCAAGGCCATGTGCATCGGCCTGCGGTACTGGAAGCCTGAGCGGCTGGAGACCCTCATCGAGGTCAGCGTGGAGTGCGGCCGGATGACCCACAACCATCCCACAG AATACCAGGAGCACTGGTTTTACTTTGAAGCTAAATGGCAATTTTATTTGGAGGAGAGGAAAATCAGTAAAGACTCAGAAAGCAAAGCCATCTTCCCTGACAATTATGACGCAGAAGAGAGGGAAAAG ACCTACAGGAAATGGAGCTCAGAAGGTCGAGGGGGAAGACGAGGCCACGACGCCCCCATGATAGCCTATGACGCCCTCCTTGCAGCAGGAAACAGCTGGACTGAGCTGTGTCACCGGGCCATGTTTCATGGAG GGGAGAGCGCGGCCACAGGCACCATCGCAGGCTGCCTGTTCGGGTTGCTGTATGGCCTGGACCTCGTTCCCAAAGGCTTGTACCAGGACCTGGAGGACAAGGAGAAGCTGGAGGACCTGGGCGCGGCTCTCTACCGCCTGTCCACAGAGGAGAAGTAA